Proteins from a genomic interval of Synechococcus sp. A15-28:
- a CDS encoding N-acetylglucosamine-6-phosphate deacetylase, with amino-acid sequence MRRITDVRLPAPLGSDRERRHWVDLNDDGCIVAIQPQVEAEQRHGTNWHGDWLSPRGIDLQINGGLGLAFTELVDQDLPRLIALLELLWQDGVEAIAPTLVTCGIGPLRRALEVLRQARRQHQPSRCRLLGAHLEGPFLAEARRGAHPMEHLAAPSLEALEQRIGGFESEIALVTLAPELEGAAVVIQRLRQLGIAVALGHSAAKAEQAGQAFDLGVEMITHAFNAMPGLHHRAPGPLGEACRRGGIALGLIADGVHVDPTMAVLLQRLAPEQVVLVSDALAPYGLADGEHRWDKRVLLVQNGTCRLEDGTFAGVTLPQLEGVRRLACWSDEPGAAIWSATVAPRRLSDGGTGVEDALLGKPLKEQLRWSRQAAGDLHWACAA; translated from the coding sequence ATGCGACGGATCACCGATGTGCGCCTGCCCGCACCCCTCGGCAGCGACAGGGAGCGACGCCATTGGGTCGATCTCAACGATGACGGCTGCATCGTTGCCATCCAGCCCCAGGTTGAGGCGGAACAACGCCATGGCACCAACTGGCACGGCGACTGGCTCAGCCCCCGCGGCATTGACCTGCAGATCAACGGTGGTCTGGGGCTGGCCTTCACTGAACTGGTCGACCAGGATCTGCCGCGGCTTATCGCGCTGCTGGAGCTGTTGTGGCAGGACGGTGTCGAGGCGATTGCCCCGACCCTGGTGACCTGTGGCATTGGCCCGTTACGTCGAGCCCTGGAGGTGTTGCGCCAGGCGCGGCGGCAGCATCAGCCGAGCCGCTGCCGTTTGCTGGGGGCCCATCTGGAGGGTCCGTTCCTGGCGGAAGCCCGCCGCGGTGCGCATCCGATGGAGCATCTGGCAGCCCCCAGCCTGGAGGCACTGGAGCAGCGGATCGGCGGTTTTGAATCGGAGATCGCCCTGGTGACCCTGGCGCCGGAACTGGAGGGGGCCGCCGTGGTGATCCAGCGGCTGCGGCAGCTGGGCATCGCCGTCGCCCTCGGGCACAGTGCCGCCAAGGCAGAGCAGGCGGGCCAGGCCTTTGACCTGGGGGTGGAGATGATCACCCATGCCTTCAATGCGATGCCAGGACTGCACCACCGGGCGCCTGGACCACTGGGGGAAGCCTGCCGGCGGGGCGGTATCGCCCTGGGCCTGATCGCCGATGGGGTGCACGTGGACCCGACCATGGCGGTGCTGTTGCAACGGCTGGCCCCGGAGCAGGTGGTGCTGGTGAGCGATGCCCTGGCTCCCTACGGCCTGGCGGATGGCGAACACCGCTGGGACAAGCGGGTGCTGCTGGTGCAGAACGGCACCTGCCGGCTGGAGGACGGCACCTTCGCCGGGGTGACCCTGCCCCAGCTGGAGGGTGTCAGACGTCTTGCTTGCTGGAGCGATGAACCCGGCGCTGCAATCTGGAGCGCCACGGTGGCGCCGCGGCGGCTGAGCGATGGCGGCACGGGGGTGGAGGACGCCCTGCTGGGGAAACCACTGAAGGAACAGCTGCGCTGGAGCCGCCAAGCGGCTGGAGATCTGCACTGGGCCTGCGCTGCTTAA
- the bchM gene encoding magnesium protoporphyrin IX methyltransferase: MAPDQLLEQKQAEKQEVKGYFETTGFDRWNRIYSESDEVNKVQRNIRIGHQKTVDEVLAWIKESDELNDVSFCDAGCGVGSLSLPLAEMGAGSISASDISEAMAQEADRRARAAGLDMAKLSFSASDLESLQGSFHTVCCLDVFIHYPQQLAEEMVKHLCSLTEQRLIVSFAPYTPLLALLKGIGQLFPGPSKTTRAYTLKEAGIVKAAEACGFKLVRRSLNKAPFYFSRLIEFRKA, from the coding sequence ATGGCCCCCGATCAACTGCTGGAGCAGAAACAGGCCGAGAAGCAGGAGGTGAAGGGCTACTTCGAGACCACGGGCTTCGATCGCTGGAACCGCATCTACAGCGAAAGCGATGAGGTGAACAAGGTGCAGCGCAACATCCGCATCGGCCACCAGAAGACCGTCGATGAGGTGCTGGCCTGGATCAAGGAGAGCGATGAGCTCAACGACGTGAGCTTCTGTGATGCAGGCTGCGGCGTCGGCAGCCTCAGCCTGCCGCTGGCCGAGATGGGGGCCGGCTCGATCAGCGCCAGCGACATCTCCGAAGCCATGGCCCAGGAAGCCGACCGACGCGCCCGCGCGGCAGGTCTGGACATGGCAAAGCTCAGTTTCAGCGCTTCAGACCTGGAGAGCCTTCAGGGTTCCTTCCACACCGTGTGCTGCCTGGATGTGTTCATTCACTACCCCCAGCAACTGGCCGAGGAGATGGTGAAGCACCTCTGCAGCCTCACCGAACAGCGCCTGATCGTCAGCTTTGCGCCCTACACACCGCTGCTGGCGCTGCTGAAGGGCATCGGCCAGCTGTTCCCAGGCCCCAGCAAGACCACCCGGGCCTACACGCTCAAGGAAGCAGGCATCGTCAAAGCGGCGGAAGCCTGCGGCTTCAAGCTGGTGCGCCGCAGCCTGAACAAGGCCCCCTTCTACTTCTCCCGCCTGATCGAATTCCGCAAGGCCTGA
- a CDS encoding RluA family pseudouridine synthase — translation MKPAALNSGWTYRDRVPRVGVRTLVSEWLAHRYRHSEALIWQQRIAAGELELNGAVLSGDQQLQGGEILCWSRPPWLEEAIPDHWDTIHDDGDLLVINKPSGLPVMPGGGFLRHTLTALLEPTGARPVHRLGRFTSGLQVCARTSPTRALWSKQFRPDGGCRKVYQAWSQRVPGLELGRCLTVSSDVVERPHPLLGWIWGPEPLDEEPIRKRLSAHSEFELLERTAEGDRLQVTISTGRPHQIRIHLAQLGSPLLGDPLYLLNREISATATPGDGGYRLHAWRLSGLPQLGESTLQVDPPFEGDQALRNSIRREK, via the coding sequence TTGAAGCCTGCCGCGCTCAACAGCGGTTGGACCTACCGCGACAGGGTGCCGCGGGTCGGCGTCAGGACCCTGGTGAGCGAATGGCTGGCGCATCGCTACCGCCACTCCGAAGCATTGATCTGGCAGCAGAGGATCGCTGCGGGCGAGCTGGAGTTGAACGGAGCAGTTCTCTCTGGTGATCAACAGCTGCAGGGCGGTGAGATCCTCTGTTGGAGCCGGCCGCCCTGGCTGGAAGAGGCGATTCCCGATCACTGGGACACGATCCACGACGACGGCGATCTGCTGGTGATCAACAAGCCCTCGGGGTTGCCGGTGATGCCCGGCGGTGGCTTCCTCCGCCACACATTGACGGCCTTGCTCGAGCCCACCGGTGCGCGGCCGGTGCATCGGCTGGGGCGGTTCACCTCCGGCCTGCAGGTGTGCGCGCGCACGTCGCCAACTCGCGCCCTCTGGTCCAAGCAGTTCCGGCCGGATGGCGGCTGCCGCAAGGTGTATCAGGCCTGGAGCCAGCGGGTGCCTGGATTGGAGCTGGGGCGGTGTTTGACGGTGAGCAGTGACGTGGTGGAACGGCCGCATCCGCTGCTGGGTTGGATCTGGGGGCCGGAACCCCTGGATGAGGAGCCAATCCGCAAACGGCTTTCAGCCCACTCCGAGTTCGAGCTGTTGGAGCGCACGGCTGAGGGTGATCGTTTGCAGGTGACGATCTCCACCGGTCGCCCCCATCAGATCCGTATTCATCTGGCGCAGCTGGGCAGCCCGCTGCTCGGAGATCCGCTCTATCTGCTCAACCGAGAGATTTCCGCAACAGCAACCCCAGGGGATGGGGGCTACCGGCTGCATGCCTGGCGGTTGTCCGGACTCCCTCAGTTGGGGGAGTCCACACTGCAGGTCGATCCCCCGTTTGAGGGAGATCAGGCCTTGCGGAATTCGATCAGGCGGGAGAAGTAG
- a CDS encoding response regulator transcription factor yields the protein MTDTPIPSPDAQEASVPAPRLLLVDDEPGLRTAVQAYLEDEGFEVTTAVDGEEGFTKAQQMLPEVVISDVMMPRLDGYGLLKKLRADERLGGTPVIFLTAKGMTADRTQGYLAGVDDYIPKPFDPDELVARVRNVAQRQQRLLQEAARFADTDMGQMAKQITEIRSLLAQAEALPSTEPVVHSFTPREASVLQLVAEGLMNKEIARQLETSIRNVEKYVSRLFNKTGTSSRTELVRYALEHRLVT from the coding sequence ATGACCGACACGCCAATTCCCAGCCCTGACGCGCAGGAGGCTTCTGTGCCGGCCCCGCGGCTGCTGCTGGTGGATGACGAGCCGGGGCTGCGGACGGCAGTGCAGGCCTACCTCGAGGACGAAGGGTTTGAGGTGACCACCGCCGTGGATGGCGAAGAAGGCTTCACCAAGGCGCAGCAGATGCTTCCTGAGGTGGTGATCAGCGATGTGATGATGCCGCGGCTCGATGGCTACGGGCTGCTGAAGAAGCTGCGGGCCGATGAACGCCTTGGAGGCACCCCGGTGATCTTCCTCACCGCCAAGGGAATGACGGCGGACCGCACCCAGGGCTACCTGGCGGGGGTGGATGACTACATCCCCAAACCGTTCGATCCCGATGAGCTGGTGGCGCGGGTGCGCAATGTGGCCCAGCGGCAGCAGCGGTTGCTGCAGGAGGCGGCCCGCTTTGCGGATACGGATATGGGTCAGATGGCCAAGCAGATCACCGAGATCCGCTCGCTGTTGGCCCAGGCGGAAGCACTGCCTTCCACTGAGCCCGTGGTGCACAGCTTCACGCCGCGGGAGGCGAGCGTGCTGCAGCTGGTGGCGGAAGGATTGATGAACAAGGAAATCGCCCGTCAGCTGGAGACCTCCATTCGCAACGTTGAGAAGTACGTGAGCCGGCTGTTCAACAAGACGGGTACCTCCAGCCGCACGGAACTGGTGCGCTACGCCCTGGAGCACCGTCTGGTGACTTGA
- a CDS encoding cysteine desulfurase family protein: MAPYWSEEWGNPSSRQHRLGLTASAAVNLARRQIAEALAITPQRLVFTSGATEANNLALLGHARALGSGHLISVATEHHAVLDPLHQLQREGFAVTLLQPRADGLIDPQQLRAAITPDTRLVSVMAANNEIGVLQPLAELASVCRDHGIALHSDAAQAFGHIPLEPDALGVDLLSLSAHKLYGPKGIGALVIREGLGLQPLQWGGGQEAGLRAGTLPTALIVGFAKAAQLAMADREERQQRLAGLRDQLWEGLQQRLPGVLLNGALQPRLPHNLNITLPGVNGSRLHRSLKPQLSCSSGSACSNGAPSHVLQAIGRSRAEAEASLRLSLGRDTTADDVHQAVIAVGETVAAAQRRSTYVQLE, translated from the coding sequence ATGGCGCCCTACTGGAGTGAGGAATGGGGCAATCCCTCCAGCCGTCAGCACCGCCTCGGACTCACCGCTTCAGCGGCTGTGAACCTGGCCCGCAGGCAGATCGCGGAAGCCCTGGCCATCACGCCCCAGCGGCTGGTGTTCACCAGCGGTGCCACGGAAGCCAACAACCTTGCGCTGCTCGGCCATGCCCGAGCCCTGGGGAGCGGCCATCTGATCAGCGTGGCCACCGAACACCACGCGGTGCTCGATCCGCTGCATCAACTGCAGCGCGAGGGATTTGCCGTCACGCTGCTGCAACCGCGCGCGGACGGGCTGATCGATCCGCAGCAGCTGCGTGCGGCGATCACCCCCGACACCCGGCTGGTCAGTGTGATGGCCGCCAACAACGAAATTGGCGTGCTGCAACCGCTGGCGGAGCTGGCTTCGGTCTGTCGCGACCACGGCATCGCCTTGCACAGCGATGCGGCCCAGGCCTTCGGTCACATCCCTCTCGAGCCCGATGCCCTGGGCGTTGATCTGCTGAGCCTCAGTGCCCACAAGCTCTATGGCCCCAAGGGAATCGGTGCTCTGGTGATCCGAGAGGGTCTGGGACTTCAACCCCTGCAATGGGGCGGGGGCCAGGAGGCGGGCCTGAGGGCCGGCACCCTGCCCACCGCCCTGATCGTGGGTTTTGCAAAGGCTGCCCAGCTGGCCATGGCCGATCGGGAAGAACGGCAGCAGCGGCTGGCAGGACTGCGTGATCAACTCTGGGAGGGCCTGCAGCAGCGCCTCCCCGGCGTGCTGCTCAATGGGGCCCTGCAACCAAGGCTGCCCCACAACCTCAACATCACCCTGCCCGGGGTGAACGGCAGCCGCCTGCATCGCTCCCTCAAACCGCAACTCAGCTGCAGCAGCGGCTCGGCCTGCAGCAACGGCGCCCCCTCCCACGTGCTGCAAGCGATCGGCCGTTCGCGCGCTGAAGCCGAAGCCTCCCTGCGGCTGAGCCTGGGGCGCGACACCACAGCGGACGACGTCCACCAAGCAGTGATCGCCGTGGGTGAGACCGTCGCTGCAGCCCAGCGCAGATCTACCTACGTTCAGCTCGAGTGA
- the rsmH gene encoding 16S rRNA (cytosine(1402)-N(4))-methyltransferase RsmH, which produces MPLFSHVPVLAEAVLDAARQIHRADGLLIDATLGGGGHSALLLEQHPGLRLIGLDQDATARAAAAERLAPFGDRVSIVATNFADYVPPEPAVMVLADLGVSSPQLDVAERGFSFRLDGPLDMRMNSSGEGETAAELMDRLEENELADLIYGYGEERLSRRIARRIKADLKEKGAYEGTSALAYAVAGCYPPKARRGRIHPATRTFQALRIAVNDELGVLDRLLQQAPDWLEPEGLLGIISFHSLEDRRVKTAFLRDERLQRITRKPVVATEQEEEANPRSRSAKWRLARKVTDP; this is translated from the coding sequence GTGCCGTTGTTCAGCCATGTGCCCGTGCTGGCGGAAGCGGTGCTGGATGCAGCCCGCCAGATCCACCGTGCCGATGGCCTGTTGATCGACGCCACCCTCGGCGGTGGCGGCCACAGCGCCCTGCTGCTGGAACAGCATCCCGGCCTGCGCTTGATCGGCCTGGACCAGGACGCCACGGCCCGGGCCGCGGCGGCGGAGCGCTTGGCTCCCTTCGGCGATCGCGTCTCGATCGTGGCCACGAATTTTGCCGACTACGTGCCGCCCGAGCCCGCTGTGATGGTGCTGGCAGATCTGGGGGTGAGCAGCCCGCAGCTGGATGTGGCGGAGCGGGGTTTCAGCTTCCGCCTGGATGGCCCCTTGGACATGCGGATGAATTCCAGCGGTGAGGGGGAGACCGCGGCTGAGCTGATGGATCGCCTGGAGGAGAACGAGCTGGCGGATCTGATCTATGGCTATGGGGAGGAGCGGCTCTCCCGTCGCATCGCCCGGCGGATCAAAGCCGACCTCAAGGAGAAGGGTGCATACGAAGGCACGTCGGCCCTGGCCTATGCGGTGGCCGGTTGCTACCCCCCCAAGGCTCGCCGAGGTCGGATCCATCCCGCCACCCGCACCTTCCAGGCCCTGCGGATTGCGGTGAACGATGAGCTGGGGGTGCTGGATCGTCTGCTGCAGCAGGCTCCCGATTGGCTGGAGCCCGAGGGCCTGCTGGGGATCATCAGCTTCCATTCCCTGGAAGACCGCCGCGTCAAGACCGCTTTCCTGCGGGATGAGCGCTTGCAACGAATCACCCGCAAGCCGGTGGTGGCGACGGAGCAGGAGGAAGAGGCCAATCCCCGCAGCCGCAGCGCCAAATGGCGCCTGGCCCGCAAGGTTACTGATCCCTGA
- a CDS encoding NAD(P)H-quinone oxidoreductase subunit H has translation MTQLETRTEPMVVNFGPHHPSMHGVLRLVVTLDGEDVVDCEPVIGYLHRGMEKIAENRTNVMFVPYVSRMDYAAGMFYEAVVVNAPEKLADIPVPKRASYIRVLMLELNRIANHLLWLGPFLADVGAQTPFFYIFREREMIYDLWEAATGQRLINNNYFRIGGVAADLPWGWLEKCRDFCDWFGPKIDEYEKLITNNPIFRRRIEGLGTIEKQDAINWSLSGPMLRASGVPWDLRKVDHYECYDDFDWQVASEKEGDCYARYRVRIEEMRQSLKILRQACDMIPGGPTENLEAKRLNEGKGSDAAGFDFQYVAKKVAPTFKIPNGELYTRLESGKGEIGVFIQGNNDVTPWRFKIRAADSNNLQILPHILKGHKVADIMAILGSIDVIMGSVDR, from the coding sequence ATGACGCAGCTGGAAACGCGCACTGAGCCCATGGTGGTGAACTTCGGGCCCCACCACCCCTCCATGCACGGGGTGCTGCGGCTCGTGGTGACGCTGGACGGTGAGGACGTGGTCGACTGCGAACCGGTGATCGGCTATCTCCACCGCGGCATGGAGAAGATTGCTGAGAACCGCACGAACGTGATGTTTGTGCCATACGTGAGCCGCATGGACTACGCGGCAGGGATGTTCTATGAGGCGGTGGTGGTGAACGCCCCAGAAAAACTGGCGGACATCCCGGTGCCCAAGCGAGCCAGCTACATCCGGGTGCTGATGCTGGAGCTCAACCGCATCGCCAACCACCTGCTCTGGCTTGGCCCCTTCCTGGCGGACGTTGGTGCTCAGACTCCGTTCTTCTATATCTTCCGCGAGCGGGAGATGATCTACGACCTCTGGGAAGCTGCGACGGGCCAGCGGCTGATCAACAACAACTACTTCCGCATCGGCGGCGTCGCCGCTGATCTGCCCTGGGGCTGGTTGGAGAAGTGCCGCGATTTCTGCGACTGGTTCGGCCCCAAGATCGATGAATACGAAAAGCTGATCACCAACAACCCGATCTTCCGGCGCCGCATTGAAGGGCTGGGAACGATCGAGAAGCAGGACGCCATCAACTGGAGCCTCTCGGGGCCGATGCTGCGCGCCTCCGGGGTGCCCTGGGACCTGCGCAAGGTGGATCACTACGAGTGCTACGACGACTTCGACTGGCAAGTTGCGTCAGAGAAGGAAGGCGATTGCTACGCCCGCTACCGCGTGCGCATCGAGGAAATGCGCCAGTCGCTCAAGATCCTGCGGCAGGCCTGCGACATGATCCCCGGCGGTCCCACCGAAAACCTCGAAGCCAAAAGGCTCAATGAAGGCAAGGGCAGCGACGCCGCCGGTTTCGACTTCCAGTATGTGGCCAAGAAGGTGGCCCCCACGTTCAAGATCCCCAACGGCGAGCTGTACACCCGGCTGGAGTCCGGCAAAGGCGAGATCGGTGTGTTCATTCAGGGCAACAACGACGTCACCCCCTGGCGCTTCAAGATCCGCGCTGCCGACAGCAACAACCTGCAGATCCTTCCCCACATCCTCAAGGGACACAAGGTGGCCGACATCATGGCCATCCTTGGTTCCATCGACGTGATCATGGGCTCTGTGGATCGCTGA
- a CDS encoding DUF2752 domain-containing protein, with protein sequence MLPSVLTGTLWLKGLHPELPGWSCPLRSLTGIPCPTCFLTRATAAALSGDLHGSIQWHAFGPMAAAGLLSWSALALVRRRLVPLPEGRFPWLGVATALLMFWLLRLTLSYGFGVEGILGFPALP encoded by the coding sequence GTGCTGCCGTCGGTTCTCACCGGGACCCTCTGGCTGAAAGGACTTCATCCGGAGCTACCAGGTTGGAGTTGCCCACTGCGGTCTCTGACCGGTATTCCCTGCCCCACCTGCTTCCTCACCCGCGCCACCGCCGCTGCACTCAGCGGTGATCTGCACGGTTCCATCCAGTGGCATGCCTTTGGCCCCATGGCCGCGGCTGGATTGCTCAGTTGGAGCGCATTGGCCCTGGTTCGACGACGGTTGGTCCCACTGCCTGAAGGCCGGTTCCCTTGGCTGGGGGTCGCCACGGCGCTGCTGATGTTCTGGCTGTTACGGCTGACCCTCAGCTATGGCTTTGGGGTGGAAGGCATCCTGGGGTTCCCGGCTTTGCCTTGA
- a CDS encoding acyl-CoA thioesterase, which produces MTSQDHWLKLERQVHFGDTDAAGVMHFHHLLRWCHEAWEESLERYGIDAGTIFPGCRGQQQWPAVALPVVHCQADFLRPVHGGDRLRVHLKPQRLDPGCFEVRTTFQLETTVVANGLIRHLAIRSDSRERCPLPEPVDLWLEASGLGQITSL; this is translated from the coding sequence GTGACCTCACAAGACCACTGGCTCAAGTTGGAACGCCAGGTTCATTTCGGAGACACCGATGCCGCCGGTGTGATGCACTTCCATCACCTGCTGCGCTGGTGCCACGAAGCCTGGGAAGAGAGTCTGGAGCGTTACGGCATCGACGCCGGCACTATCTTCCCGGGCTGCCGCGGCCAGCAGCAATGGCCAGCGGTGGCCCTACCGGTGGTGCACTGCCAGGCCGACTTCCTGCGTCCGGTGCATGGTGGTGATCGATTGCGCGTGCATCTGAAGCCCCAGCGGCTCGACCCTGGTTGCTTCGAGGTGCGAACGACGTTCCAACTCGAGACCACTGTTGTGGCCAACGGCCTGATCCGTCATCTGGCCATCCGTTCAGACTCCCGTGAGCGCTGCCCGCTGCCTGAGCCCGTGGACCTCTGGTTGGAAGCCTCTGGCTTGGGCCAGATCACTAGCCTCTAG
- a CDS encoding NINE protein: MAELSETEISNRKLAAGLLGIFLGSFGIHKFVLGYNNAGIIMLVVGLAGGVVTCGVATGVMSIIGLIEGVIYLTKSTDEFRELYLDQEKPWF; encoded by the coding sequence ATGGCTGAGCTGTCTGAAACCGAGATCAGCAACAGGAAGCTGGCAGCTGGCTTGCTGGGAATCTTTCTGGGCTCCTTCGGTATCCACAAGTTTGTGCTGGGCTACAACAACGCCGGGATCATCATGTTGGTGGTGGGCCTGGCCGGTGGAGTGGTGACCTGCGGCGTTGCCACTGGTGTGATGTCCATCATCGGGTTGATCGAGGGGGTCATTTACCTCACCAAATCCACCGACGAATTTCGCGAGCTCTATCTCGATCAGGAGAAACCCTGGTTCTGA
- a CDS encoding AMP-binding protein: protein MSLGPLVQRRPGCGVGGGLTMTARELLQGFRDGRWMPLRGAEALPQQLLPPGPGVLVSSGGSSGGRRICLQPLKHLDQSAVATAHWLQGIGLDPGEVLICNPLPMHHVSGLMPWWRSHCWGVPHLSLEPTALKQPQELIGTCEAQAGWGQRPALLSLVPTQLGRLLADPSGIDWLQRFSVIWVGGAALPAVMADQARQAGIRLSPCYGATETAAMVTALPPERFLQGDDSCGVPLMDVELRLAADGALEVKTGRLAIACWRPQQPEQLQGLRDAGGWWRSGDRAVLEADLRILGRLDGAVISGGETVFPEQLEARLLASGLPLQAVLLLGRPDADWGERLVGLVRSSTPDIVERLQDLTRLWPAAERPQRWVLCPELAPSEAGKWHRRRWQAWLQSQESGNPPDPDG, encoded by the coding sequence GTGTCCCTCGGGCCCCTTGTTCAGCGACGACCCGGCTGCGGTGTGGGAGGCGGCCTCACCATGACGGCCCGTGAGCTGCTGCAAGGGTTCCGCGACGGGCGCTGGATGCCCCTCAGGGGAGCGGAAGCGCTGCCTCAGCAGCTGTTGCCGCCCGGTCCAGGAGTGCTGGTGAGCAGCGGCGGCAGCAGTGGTGGTCGGCGGATCTGTCTGCAACCTCTGAAGCATCTGGATCAATCAGCAGTTGCAACGGCTCACTGGTTGCAGGGCATCGGTCTGGATCCGGGGGAGGTGCTGATCTGTAATCCCCTGCCGATGCATCACGTCAGTGGATTGATGCCTTGGTGGCGCAGCCACTGTTGGGGGGTGCCCCACCTTTCCCTTGAGCCCACTGCGCTCAAGCAGCCTCAGGAGTTGATCGGGACCTGCGAAGCGCAGGCGGGGTGGGGCCAGAGGCCTGCCCTGTTGTCCTTGGTGCCCACCCAGCTCGGTCGGCTTCTGGCGGATCCAAGCGGTATCGACTGGCTGCAACGCTTCAGCGTGATCTGGGTGGGGGGTGCCGCGCTCCCGGCTGTGATGGCTGATCAGGCCCGCCAGGCGGGAATCAGGTTGTCACCTTGCTACGGCGCCACGGAGACGGCGGCGATGGTGACGGCTTTGCCGCCGGAACGCTTCCTGCAGGGGGACGACAGCTGCGGTGTCCCGCTGATGGACGTTGAGCTGCGGCTGGCTGCAGATGGGGCCCTGGAGGTGAAAACGGGGCGTCTGGCGATCGCCTGTTGGCGGCCGCAGCAGCCTGAACAGTTGCAGGGCCTGCGCGACGCCGGTGGTTGGTGGCGTTCCGGGGATCGGGCTGTGCTCGAGGCGGATCTGCGCATCCTGGGCCGGCTGGATGGGGCCGTGATTTCCGGGGGTGAGACGGTCTTTCCGGAACAGCTGGAGGCCCGCCTGCTGGCCTCAGGCCTGCCACTCCAGGCGGTGTTGCTGCTGGGGCGTCCTGATGCGGACTGGGGTGAGCGGTTGGTGGGTCTGGTGCGCAGCAGCACTCCCGACATCGTGGAGCGGTTGCAGGACCTCACCCGACTTTGGCCTGCGGCAGAGCGGCCGCAGCGTTGGGTGCTCTGTCCCGAGCTGGCGCCATCGGAGGCCGGCAAGTGGCATCGACGTCGTTGGCAGGCCTGGTTGCAGTCGCAAGAATCAGGGAACCCGCCAGACCCCGATGGCTGA
- a CDS encoding o-succinylbenzoate synthase: MPLQLQWRRFRFLLQQPLRTAAGVIEDREGWLLRIEASDGALGWGEVAPLDPAERSPCAAGLQQLTGQLLHRSQLEQRLPRLSPALGFGVGAALAELDGLVGSPGRQGWLAAPRSAELLPAGERMLPQLEQLLEQRGRQRELTLKWKVAADPDPKEWSLLEILLERLPSTASLRLDANGGWNRATARRWMERLVGDPRFAWLEQPLAPDDQQGLKDLAGLGPVALDESLDQDPSLRNRWGGWQVRRPLLEGDPRPLLRQLQECVPYRMLSTAFETGIGRRWLHHLAALQLQGPTPVAPGLAPGWCPSGPLFSDDPAAVWEAASP; encoded by the coding sequence ATGCCTCTCCAGCTGCAGTGGCGCCGCTTTCGCTTTTTGCTGCAGCAGCCATTGCGCACCGCGGCGGGGGTGATTGAAGACCGCGAAGGCTGGCTGTTGCGGATTGAGGCGAGCGATGGTGCTCTGGGCTGGGGTGAGGTGGCGCCGCTCGATCCAGCCGAGCGATCGCCGTGCGCTGCTGGTTTGCAGCAGCTGACTGGTCAACTGCTGCATCGATCACAGCTCGAGCAGCGGCTGCCCAGGCTGTCTCCCGCCTTGGGCTTCGGGGTCGGGGCAGCCCTGGCGGAGTTGGACGGTTTGGTGGGCAGCCCTGGCCGACAGGGGTGGCTGGCGGCGCCGAGGTCTGCTGAGCTGCTGCCGGCAGGTGAGCGGATGCTGCCGCAACTGGAGCAATTGCTGGAACAGCGGGGTCGTCAGCGGGAGTTGACGCTGAAGTGGAAGGTGGCGGCGGACCCGGACCCGAAGGAGTGGTCGTTGCTGGAGATCTTGTTGGAGCGGTTGCCATCCACGGCGTCCCTGCGGCTGGATGCCAACGGTGGCTGGAACCGGGCCACGGCCCGCCGCTGGATGGAACGGCTGGTGGGGGATCCACGCTTCGCCTGGCTGGAGCAACCTCTGGCACCGGACGATCAGCAGGGCCTGAAGGATCTGGCGGGCCTGGGGCCGGTTGCCCTGGATGAATCCTTGGACCAGGACCCATCGCTGCGGAACCGTTGGGGCGGATGGCAGGTGCGGCGTCCGCTGCTGGAGGGGGATCCCCGGCCGCTGTTGCGGCAGCTGCAGGAGTGCGTGCCTTATCGGATGCTCAGCACCGCCTTTGAAACGGGAATCGGGCGCCGCTGGCTGCATCATCTGGCGGCGCTGCAGCTGCAGGGGCCGACGCCCGTGGCACCGGGGCTTGCGCCGGGCTGGTGTCCCTCGGGCCCCTTGTTCAGCGACGACCCGGCTGCGGTGTGGGAGGCGGCCTCACCATGA